The following proteins are encoded in a genomic region of Rattus rattus isolate New Zealand chromosome 2, Rrattus_CSIRO_v1, whole genome shotgun sequence:
- the LOC116893545 gene encoding protein SOGA3-like, translating to MSQPPSGGAAPAATSASAAAAATEARMHPEGSSRKQQRAQSPARPRDNSLRQAAGAARSPLGVGPKLNSVRQQQLLQQQQQGNKTTGRGASGAGSRGYGGGAEKAAPSLPKGAAPGAVQPAPGAEGSPALIPAAVSCRRSGPPVEPPQEIESGPSKVGEPPPLGGGGGGGEGGGAGGGPGDREGGAPQPPPPRGWRGKGVRASQRGISGEGVSPSPPTAATSRTPGSGSRNSGSGGTGGGSGGGGSYWKEGCLQSELIQFHLKKERAAAAAAAAQMHTKNGGGGSRNSPVAGAPAICEPLVVPSFSPMAAAAEGPQQSAEGSSSAGAMQAAAPPSTQPHSQQLQEQEDMQEEMEKLREENETLKNEIDELRTEMDEMRDTFFEEDACQLQEMRHELERANKNCRILQYRLRKAERKRLRYAQTGEIDGELLRSLEQDLKVAKDVSVRLHHELENVEEKRTTTEDENEKLRQQLIEVEIAKQALQNELEKMKENTLLRISHGSHFSPIRVLVKGFLCFHLGSTQLYLKPNSYKKPGNPEPLRAPPPATAAHSHLQVPEGAEISPPGSRDTRSRDPAGERSSPSTEPGDASGPSPEADHAGFNFTKPQGGAARRDPCTSLLHQPPHRRRASPPPPLSYLPLATYFPRSGLLAIRPTSAPGDGERERGQDRAEREEAGVGGEGAEQLAAHASRRQAQPLAPRSRR from the exons ATGAGTCAGCCACCATCCGGGGGCGCTGCCCCTGCCGCAACCTCAGCTTCTGCCGCCGCCGCAGCCACGGAGGCTCGCATGCACCCGGAGggcagcagcagaaagcagcagCGAGCTCAATCACCTGCTAGGCCTAGGGACAATTCTCTCCGACAGGCCGCCGGGGCTGCGCGGTCCCCGCTTGGGGTCGGCCCTAAACTCAATTCTGTTcggcagcagcagctgctgcagcagcaacagcagggTAACAAGACAACCGGTCGAGGCGCCTCCGGGGCGGGCTCTAGAGGATACGGAGGAGGGGCGGAGAAGGCGGCGCCCTCGCTACCAAAAGGGGCTGCTCCCGGAGCTGTCCAGCCCGCGCCTGGTGCTGAAGGGTCCCCCGCGTTGATCCCAGCGGCTGTGAGCTGCAGGAGGTCCGGACCGCCTGTGGAGCCACCCCAGGAAATAGAATCGGGGCCCTCGAAAGTCGGGGAACCCCCTCCGCtcgggggaggaggagggggcggagaaggaggaggagccggTGGTGGCCCGGGGGACCGGGAGGGGGGCGCTCCGCAGCCGCCGCCGCCCAGAGGTTGGCGAGGGAAAGGCGTCCGCGCTTCGCAGAGGGGTATTAGCGGGGAGGGAGTCTCCCCTTCGCCACCCACCGCCGCTACGAGCAGAACCCCCGGCTCGGGCAGCAGAAACTCCGGGAGCGGCGGCACAGGGGGCGGCAGCGGTGGCGGAGGGAGCTACTGGAAGGAGGGATGTCTGCAGTCTGAGCTCATCCAGTTCCATCTCAAGAAGGAGCGGGCTGCTGCGGCGGCGGCCGCGGCTCAGATGCACACTAAAAACGGTGGCGGCGGTAGCCGCAATTCCCCGGTCGCCGGAGCTCCTGCCATCTGTGAGCCCCTGGTggtcccctccttctccccaatGGCGGCTGCCGCCGAGGGCCCCCAGCAGAGCGCAGAGGGCAGCAGCAGCGCCGGGGCCATGCAGGCGGCTGCCCCACCTTCGACCCAGCCGCACTCGCAGCAGCTCCAAGAGCAGGAAGATAtgcaggaggagatggagaagctgCGGGAAGAGAACGAGACTCTCAAg AACGAGATCGATGAGCTGAGGACCGAGATGGACGAGATGAGGGATACTTTCTTCGAGGAGGATGCCTGTCAACTGCAGGAAATGCGCCATGAATTGGAGAGAGCCAACAAAAACTGCCGGATTCTGCAGTACCGCCTCCGCAAAGCCGAGCGCAAAAGGCTCCGCTACGCGCAGACCGGGGAAATTGACGGCGAGCTGTTGCGCAGCCTGGAGCAGGATCTCAAG GTTGCAAAGGATGTATCTGTGAGACTTCACCATGAATtggaaaatgtggaagaaaaaagGACGACAACAGAAGATGaaaatgagaaactgaggcagcagctTATAGAAGTAGAAATTGCAAAGCAAGCCTTACAGAACGAACTGGAAAAAATGAAGGAG AATACTCTCCTGAGGATCTCCCACGGCAGCCACTTCAGTCCCATCAGAGTTCTGGTGAAAGGGTTTCTTTGCTTCCACTTGGGATCGACACAACTGTACCTCAAA CCAAACAGCTACAAAAAGCCGGGGAACCCCGAACCCCTGCGCGCTCCCCCACCCGCCACCGCAGCGCATTCTCACCTCCAGGTCCCTGAAGGTGCTGAGATTTCTCCTCCCGGGAGCAGGGACACCCGAAGCCGTGACCCGGCAGGAGAGCGGTCCAGCCCCTCTACAGAGCCTGGGGACGCGAGTGGACCGAGCCCTGAAGCGGACCACGCGGGATTCAACTTCACGAAGCCGCAAGGCGGTGCTGCCCGCCGAGACCCTTGCACCTCACTGCTTCACCAGCCACCGCACAGGCGGCGGGCGTCCCCTCCGCCCCCTCTTTCCTACCTCCCCCTCGCCACCTACTTccct CGGAGCGGGCTCCTTGCCATCCGCCCAACTTCAGCACCCGGcgacggagagagggagagaggccagGATAGAGCCgagagggaggaggctggggtgGGCGGGGAGGGAGCGGAGCAACTCGCAGCGCATGCGTCCCGGAGACAGGCGCAGCCCCTCGCCCCGCGCAGCCGGAGGTGA